From Drosophila yakuba strain Tai18E2 chromosome 2L, Prin_Dyak_Tai18E2_2.1, whole genome shotgun sequence, one genomic window encodes:
- the LOC6526938 gene encoding uncharacterized protein LOC6526938, with protein sequence MEQLFEFPARAMGLGLVQMPQMQIPIPCRREYSLNPNAVEFVPSFRQKSEPPSPVTKTESTSTTTLQRTEVVGDAVNRVENGFFPKRQIFELLSQLGDEQMPLDEIAVGVLPGGHGLSMTFNTKQHDKLQSLDRTTPVNHGRQCLLLAVGDQEKLANRPETVLVAQFLIRVNDLLNEKYEYGGDASVCPRCTLCSNRSYTELEIENQIDCIKAFEKFFTFSESTLYQDLVSHNAFKELCHRLGLIVSRDQIHVNRACTVVPPPTAQSSSVTVCMSKNEMAPNVEAKAYSGDDDSHSNGSELAANGGQHQSISNEYVRGKLYRYEDSDGSQVVNEMSENQQHIEPMMVDDFQLDLPPTTPPKTVATTSVPATFPRVYKTAKAKCSARGAGSSGQQSGYGNRAVRSMMQPAKGSPTASHCRTIAVGGHQQAGSAAPRKLPMDSCPTGVAGKQNRLTQAKSGCVYQPSGSMQGVATGRVTKQGKAVTNVQKPQSNHICKPGKNSTASRIAITNQKQTNGNSQRMMPRSTNASMMRQSEVKRRMSLMRGDSDLDLLYNEYLFK encoded by the exons ATGGAGCAGCTCTTTGAGTTCCCGGCTCGTGCGATGGGTCTGGGATTGGTCCAGATGCCGCAGATGCAGATACCAATCCCATGCAGGAGGGAATACTCTCTAAATCCAAATGCAGTGGAATTCGTGCCATCTTTTCGCCAGAAATCCGAGCCTCCAAGCCCAGTGACCAAAACCGAGTCGACCTCAACTACAACATTGCAGCGCACCGAGGTCGTTGGGGATGCTGTGAATCGTGtggaaaatgggttttttccCAAGCGCCAGATCTTTGAGCTACTTAGTCAACTGGGCGATGAGCAAATGCCTCTGGATGAGATCGCGGTGGGTGTGTTACCAGGAGGACATGGTCTTAGTATGACTTtcaacaccaaacagcacgACAAGCTGCAGTCTTTGGATCGCACTACTCCAGTAAACCACGGTCGGCAGTGCCTCCTGCTGGCTGTGGGCGATCAGGAGAAGCTGGCCAACAGACCTGAGACCGTCCTAGTCGCCCAGTTTCTCATCCGGGTCAACGACCTTTTGAACGAGAAGTATGAGTACGGTGGCGATGCATCCGTGTGTCCCAGGTGCACGCTGTGCTCCAATCGCAGCTATACGGAGCTGGAAATCGAGAACCAAATCGATTGCATAAAGGCATTTGAGAAATTTTTCACCTTCTCGGAATCAACACTCTACCAAGACTTGGTTTCTCACAACGCCTTCAAAGAGCTGTGCCACCGGCTGGGCTTGATCGTGAGCCGAGATCAGATCCACGTTAATCGAGCTTGCACAGTGGTGCCTCCACCCACGGCACAGTCCTCCAGTGTCACCGTTTGCATGTCCAAGAACGAGATGGCACCGAATGTGGAAGCCAAGGCTTATAGCGGAGATGACGACTCTCATTCCAACGGCAGTGAGCTGGCCGCGAATGGAGGTCAACACCAATCGATTTCGAATGAATATGTGAGGGGAAAGCTTTACAG atACGAGGACTCTGACGGATCGCAGGTGGTCAACGAAATGAGTGAGAATCAACAACATATTGAGCCCATGATGGTGGATGACTTCCAGTTGGACTTACCACCAACCACGCCGCCCAAGACCGTGGCAACCACTAGTGTGCCGGCCACCTTTCCACGGGTGTACAAGACGGCCAAGGCCAAGTGCTCGGCTCGCGGGGCAGGATCTAGTGGTCAACAGAGTGGCTACGGTAACAGAGCAGTCCGTTCAATGATGCAGCCGGCCAAGGGGTCGCCCACGGCTTCACATTGTCGGACTATTGCAGTTGGTGGCCACCAACAAGCTGGATCGGCTGCTCCCCGAAAGCTCCCAATGGATTCGTGTCCAACCGGGGTTGCCGGCAAGCAGAATAGATTGACTCAGGCAAAATCAGGATGTGTTTACCAGCCATCTGGCAGTATGCAAGGAGTTGCAACAGGTCGCGTCACAAAACAAGGAAAAGCTGTTACAAACGTACAAAAACCGCAGTCAAATCATAT TTGCAAGCCGGGTAAAAATTCTACGGCCAGTAGGATTGCCATAACTAATCAAAAGCAAACCAATGGCAACTCGCAGCGAATGATGCCAAGAAGCACAAACGCCTCCATGATGCGTCAATCCGAGGTCAAGCGG CGCATGAGTTTGATGCGCGGCGACAGTGATTTGGATCTGCTCTATAACGAATATCTCTTCAAATGA